From Erigeron canadensis isolate Cc75 chromosome 8, C_canadensis_v1, whole genome shotgun sequence, one genomic window encodes:
- the LOC122611292 gene encoding heterogeneous nuclear ribonucleoprotein A1, with amino-acid sequence MSGRKLVVLGIPWDVDTQGLKDYMRKFGELDDCIVMKERSSGRSRGFGYVTFTEVEDAKAALLAEHFLGNRALEVKIATPKEEMRAPSKKVTRIFVARIPLSVTEATFRSHFEKFGEITDLYMPKDPTTKGHRGIGFVTFASADSVDDLMSETHELGGSNVVVDRATPKEDDFRPITRMPPTQSGGYGAYNAYVTTRYAALGAPTSYDYPGSAYGRGESARGMGKKIFVGRLPQEASVEDLRIYFGRFGRILDVYVPKDPKRSGHRGFGFVTFAEDGVADRVSRRSHEICGQQVAIDSATPVDDGGSSGASFMDNPEPPAYAGYGPMRAYGRMYGSLDFDDWGYGGMSGSLGRMGGTGGMGRMGGPGGMGRMGGPSGMGRMAGTGGMGRLAGTGGMGRMGGDLGRMSGDLGHMDGDLGRMTGDLGRTGGDYERMSGDLGRTGGSMSSIGGSLSGGRASRTDFRYRPY; translated from the exons ATGTCTGGCAGAAAGCTTgtg gtatTGGGGATCCCATGGGATGTAGATACACAAGGTTTGAAGGATTACATGAGGAAATTTGGTGAATTGGATGACTGTATTGTCAtgaag GAACGTTCAAGCGGCCGATCTCGCGGTTTTGGATACGTGACCTTTACAGAGGTTGAAGATGCCAAG GCTGCACTGTTGGCAGAGCATTTCCTTGGTAATAGAGCGCTAGAAGTAAAAATAGCAACtccaaag gaGGAAATGAGAGCACCATCGAAGAAAGTCACTAGGATTTTTGTTGCTAGAATTCCACTCTCTGTTACAGAAGCTACATTTAGGAG tcattttgaaaagtttggtgAGATAACTGATTTATATATGCCCAAG GATCCAACTACCAAGGGGCATCGTGGAATTGGGTTTGTTACTTTTGCAAGTGCCG ATTCCGTGGATGATCTAATGTCTGAGACCCATGAACTGGGGGGTTCAAACGTTGTTGTCGACCGAGCAACCCCTAAG GAAGATGATTTCCGACCAATTACCCGCATGCCTCCTACCCAGAGTGGTGGATATGGTGCATATAATGCATATGTTACAACTAGATATGCTGCATTGGGTGCTCCTACATCATACGATTATCCAGGCTCTGCTTACGGAA GGGGGGAATCAGCTCGGGGAATGGGAAAGAAAATTTTTGTTGGCAGGCTTCCTCAAGAAGCTAGTGTTGAAGACCTGCGCATATATTTTGGAAGGTTTGGACGTATCTTGGATGTGTATGTTCCCAAG GATCCTAAGAGATCTGGTCACAGGGGGTTTGGTTTTGTGACCTTTGCTGAAGATGGAGTTGCAGATCGTGTTTCACGAAGGTCTCATGAGATTTGTGGACAACAG GTTGCAATAGATTCAGCTACGCCTGTTGATGATGGTGGTTCGAGTGGAGCCTCTTTTATGGACAATCCTGAACCACCAGCATATGCAGGTTATGGCCCAATGCGAGCTTATGGCAGGATGTATGGAAGCTTGGATTTCGATGAT TGGGGTTATGGTGGCATGAGTGGAAGTTTAGGACGCATGGGAGGAACTGGAGGCATGGGACGCATGGGAGGACCTGGTGGCATGGGACGCATGGGAGGACCTAGTGGCATGGGACGCATGGCAGGAACTGGTGGCATGGGACGCTTGGCAGGAACTGGTGGCATGGGACGCATGGGTGGAGACCTGGGACGCATGAGCGGGGACTTGGGACATATGGATGGAGACCTGGGGCGCATGACCGGCGACCTGGGTCGTACGGGCGGAGACTATGAACGCATGAGTGGAGACTTGGGACGAACGGGAGGAAGTATGAGCAGCATAGGTGGAAGTTTGAGTGGAGGGAGAGCTTCACGAACAGATTTCAGGTATAGGCCGTATTAG
- the LOC122579536 gene encoding protein RALF-like 34, translating to MAFPLLHTLFLLSILLLSCPLASHASVDATNQFSLRPHSDETGMGMSVYDVDIEDEEIDFDNLSVSGRRSLLWRSMRYYISYGALSANRIPCPPRSGRSYYTQNCWRARGPVHPYTRGCSTITRCRR from the coding sequence ATGGCATTTCCCCTTCTTCACACTCTTTTTCTGCTATCTATCTTACTCCTTTCATGTCCATTGGCTTCCCATGCCTCCGTGGACGCAACGAACCAGTTTTCGCTGCGTCCACACTCTGACGAGACAGGCATGGGAATGTCGGTTTATGATGTCGACatagaagatgaagaaatagATTTTGATAACTTATCGGTCTCAGGACGTAGATCTTTGTTATGGAGAAGTATGAGATACTACATTTCGTATGGAGCGTTGTCTGCTAACAGGATTCCGTGTCCACCACGTTCAGGAAGATCGTATTATACTCAAAATTGTTGGAGAGCTAGAGGCCCTGTTCATCCTTATACTAGAGGTTGCTCCACTATCACTCGTTGTCGTCGTTGA
- the LOC122579728 gene encoding probable serine/threonine-protein kinase At1g01540: MNDQQTLVFGLHLWIILGITVGAIFVLILFLISIWFTSYKNINNNNRSSKPSLNPQPNTPINSLPSSSPQQQEENTLMSTQQRLSTGIEKQALLFKQKREKMNRVLMPVFGEGGDNDDQSVINVGPEVSHLGWGHWYTLRELEVATDGFSADNVIGQGGYGIVYYGVLVDNSTSHHVAVKNLLNNRDQAEKEFQVEVEAIGRVRHKNLVRLLGYCAEGAHRILVYEYMNNGNLEQWVHGDVGPCSPLTWEIRMKIIVGIAKALTYLHEGLEPKVVHRDIKSSNILLDKFWNPKVSDFGLAKLLGADMSYITTRVMGTLGYVAPEYASTGMVNEKSDVYSFGILLMELISGRYPVDHKRPQEEVHLVEWVKRMLRERCPEKVLDPKLIDVPSSHILKRILVVALRCADLNSEKRPRIGHVIHMLESQDQSRNSERKPMTDSRVAPHGSPNDGLNTKQATHLGV, translated from the exons atGAACGATCAACAAACCTTAGTCTTTGGTCTTCACTTATGGATCATCTTAGGGATCACAGTCGGGGCCATTTTTGTTCTCATTCTGTTTCTCATTTCCATTTGGTTCACAtcatacaaaaatattaataataacaatagatcttcaaaaccatcACTAAACCCGCAACCAAACACACCCATAAATTCATTACCATCTTCTTCACCacaacaacaagaagaaaacACATTAATGTCGACCCAACAACGTTTATCAACTGGCATTGAAAAACAGGCATTGTTGTTCAAGCAGAAACGAGAAAAGATGAACCGGGTTTTGATGCCGGTTTTTGGGGAAGGTGGTGATAATGATGATCAGAGTGTGATAAATGTGGGACCTGAAGTGTCTCATTTGGGATGGGGGCATTGGTATACGTTAAGAGAACTTGAAGTGGCAACGGATGGGTTTTCGGCTGATAATGTTATTGGTCAAGGTGGTTATGGGATTGTTTATTATGGTGTTCTTGTTGATAACTCCACTTCTCATCATGTTGCTGTTAAAAACTTGCTTAATAATAG AGATCAAGCTGAGAAGGAATTTCAAGTTGAAGTTGAAGCAATTGGTAGAGTTAGGCATAAGAATTTAGTGAGATTGTTAGGGTATTGTGCAGAAGGTGCACACAG GATTCTTGTTTATGAGTATATGAATAATGGAAACTTAGAGCAATGGGTTCATGGTGATGTAGGTCCTTGTAGTCCTCTTACTTGGGAGATTCGTATGAAGATTATCGTTGGAATAGCTAAAGC GTTAACTTATCTTCATGAAGGGCTTGAACCAAAGGTAGTTCATCGTGATATAAAATCAAGTAATATTTTACTTGATAAGTTCTGGAACCCGAAGGTTTCAGATTTTGGACTAGCTAAGCTTCTTGGTGCAGATATGAGCTACATAACGACCCGTGTGATGGGCACGTTGGG CTATGTTGCTCCAGAATATGCTAGCACAGGAATGGTAAATGAGAAAAGTGATGTTTATAGTTTTGGAATTTTATTGATGGAGTTGATCTCGGGGAGATATCCAGTTGATCACAAACGACCACAAGAAGAG GTACATTTGGTTGAATGGGTCAAGAGAATGTTAAGAGAGAGGTGTCCAGAAAAAGTTTTGGATCCTAAACTGATTGATGTACCTTCTTCACATATTCTTAAACGGATTTTGGTAGTTGCTTTACGCTGTGCTGATCTAAATTCCGAGAAGCGGCCTAGGATAGGGCATGTGATTCACATGCTTGAGTCCCAAGACCAGTCTCGTAACAGT GAAAGAAAACCCATGACGGACTCTAGGGTTGCACCTCATGGTAGCCCAAACGATGGGTTAAACACGAAGCAGGCGACTCATTTAGGTGTGTAA
- the LOC122578725 gene encoding nicotinate phosphoribosyltransferase 2-like, translating to MEMKPEVNGDVKDDDDDDKIGGPTNPMVTPLLTDLYQFTMAYAYWKAGKHNERAVFDLYFRRNPFGGEYTVFAGLEECIRFIANFKISKEEIAFIRETLSPACEDGFFEWLEQIDCSDVEVYAIAEGSVVFPKVPLMRVEGPVAVVQLLETPYVNLINYASLVTTNAARHRFVAGKNKLLLEFGLRRAQGPDGGISASRYCYMGGFDATSNCAAGKIFGIPLRGTHSHAFVSSFMGPDEIIDKSLKSHDGSRVCEDFLSVVQAWLNKLKRPSILKGVFGETNQSELAAFISYALAFPDNFLALVDTYDVMKSGVPNFCAVALALNDLGYKAKGIRLDSGDLAYLSCETRKFFQTIEKEFGVLGFGKTGITASNDLNEETLDALNKQGHEVDAFGIGTYLVTCYAQAALGCVFKLVEINNQPRIKLSEDVSKVTIPCKKRSFRLYGKEGYPLLDIMSGENEPPPKVGERILCRHPFNESKRAFVVPQRVEELLKCYWSGSSDKKREELPTLKENRERCAQHLEHMRPDHMRKLNPTPYKVSVTAKLYDFIHFLWLNEAPVGELQ from the exons ATGGAGATGAAACCAGAAGTTAACGGGGACGTTaaagatgacgatgatgatgataaaataGGCGGGCCCACAAACCCAATGGTAACGCCGTTACTGACGGATTTATATCAGTTTACAATGGCTTATGCTTACTGGAAAGCTGGAAAACATAACGAACGTGCCGT GTTTGACTTGTATTTTCGCCGGAACCCTTTTGGTGGTGAGTACACCGTTTTTGCAGGTCTGGAAGAGTGCATAAGATTTATCgcaaattttaaaatatcaaaggAAGAAATTGCTTTCATTCGAGAAACTTTATCTCCTGCATGTGAG GATGGCTTCTTTGAGTGGCTTGAACAAATTGATTGTTCCGATGTTGAAGTATATGCTATTGCTGAGGGGTCTGTCGTCTTTCCCAAAGTACCCTTGATGAGGGTTGAAGGCCCTGTGGCT GTTGTTCAGCTTTTGGAAACTCCTTATGTGAATCTTATAAACTATGCATCTCTAGTCACTACAAATGCTGCACGTCATCGGTTTGTTGCTGGAAAAAATAAGCTTCTTCTTGAGTTTGGGTTACGGCGAGCCCAG ggTCCAGATGGCGGTATTAGTGCTTCAAGATATTGCTACATGGGAGGGTTTGATGCTACAAG CAATTGTGCAGCTGGAAAAATATTTGGAATACCTCTTCGTGGAACACATTCACATGCTTTTGTTAGCTCATTCATG GGACCTGATGAGATTATAGACAAGTCTCTCAAAAGTCATGATGGCTCTCGAGTATGCGAGGATTTTCTTAGCGTTGTGCAGGCTTGGTTAAACAAACTAAAG AGGCCGAGTATATTGAAGGGTGTTTTTGGTGAGACTAATCAGAGTGAGCTAGCTGCTTTCATTTCATATGCCCTCGCATTTCCTGACAACTTTTTAGCTCTTGTAGACACATATGAT GTGATGAAGAGTGGAGTTCCTAACTTCTGTGCTGTTGCTCTAGCACTGAATGATTTGGG TTACAAAGCAAAGGGTATCAGATTAGACTCCGGTGATCTTGCTTACTTGTCATGTGAAACAAGAAAGTTCTTTCAGACGATTGAAAAGGAATTTGGAGTTCTGGGTTTTGGGAAGACTGGTATCACTGCTAGCAATGACCTCAATGAGGAAACTTTAGATGCTTTAAATAAACAA GGTCATGAAGTAGATGCCTTTGGAATTGGGACCTATTTGGTGACTTGTTATGCTCAAGCTGCTCTAGGTTGTGTTTTCAAGCTTGTTGAGATAAATAACCAGCCCCGCATCAAACTGTCAGAAGATGTCTCAAAG GTCACTATTCCATGTAAAAAGCGATCTTTTAGATTATACGGCAAGGAAGGTTACCCCCTTCTAGACATAATGTCCGGGGAAAATGAACCACCTCCAAAG GTAGGTGAACGGATTTTATGCCGCCACCCATTTAATGAATCCAAGAGGGCTTTTGTGGTGCCACAACGTGTTGAAGAGCTTCTTAAGTGTTACTGGTCTGGAAGTTCAG ataaaaaaagagaagaatTGCCTACACTCAAGGAAAATCGAGAACGTTGTGCTCAGCATTTGGAGCATATGCGACCCGATCACATGAGAAAACTTAATCCAACCCCTTACAAG GTTAGCGTAACTGCAAAGTTGTATGATTTCATTCATTTCCTATGGCTCAATGAGGCACCTGTTGGGGAGTTACAGTAG